From Panthera tigris isolate Pti1 chromosome D3, P.tigris_Pti1_mat1.1, whole genome shotgun sequence, one genomic window encodes:
- the HNF1A gene encoding hepatocyte nuclear factor 1-alpha isoform X1, whose translation MVSKLSQLQTELLAALLESGLSKEALIQALGEPGPYLLAGDGPPDKGESRGGGGRAELAELPNGLGEARGSEDETDDDGEDFTPPILKELENLSPEEAAHQKAVVETLLQEDPWRVAKMVKSYLQQHNIPQREVVDTTGLNQSHLSQHLNKGTPMKTQKRAALYTWYVRKQREVAQQFTHAGQGGLIEEPTGDELPTKKGRRNRFKWGPASQQILFQAYERQKNPSKEEREALVEECNRAECIQRGVSPSQAQGLGSNLVTEVRVYNWFANRRKEEAFRHKLAMDTYSGPPPGPGPGPALPAHGSPGLPPPALSPSKVHGVRYGQPTTSEGAEVPSSSGGPLVTVSAPLHQVSPTGLEPSHSLLSTEAKLVSATGGPLPPVSTLTALHSLEQTSPGLNQQPQNLIMASLPGVMAIGPGEPASLGPTFTNTGASTLVIGLASTQAQSVPVINSMGSSLTTLQPVQFSQPLHPSYQQPLMPPMQSHVAQSPFMATMAQLQSPHALYSHKPEVAQYTHTGLLPQTMLITDTTNLSALASLTPTKQEAALFPQVFASDTEASSESGLHTPASQTTTIHIPSQDPAGIQPLQPTHRLSASPTVSSSSLVLYQSSDSNDGHSHLLPSNHSVIETFISTQMASSSQ comes from the exons ATGGTGTCTAAACTGAGCCAGCTGCAGACGGAGCTTCTGGCGGCCCTGCTCGAGTCAGGCCTGAGCAAAGAGGCGCTGATCCAGGCCTTGGGGGAGCCGGGGCCCTACCTGCTGGCCGGAGATGGCCCCCCGGACAAGGGGGAGTCCCGCGGCGGTGGCGGTCGGGCGGAGCTGGCCGAGCTGCCCAATGGGCTGGGGGAGGCAAGGGGCTCCGAGGACGAGACGGACGACGATGGGGAAGACTTCACGCCGCCCATCCTCAAAGAGCTGGAGAACCTCAGCCCCGAGGAGGCGGCCCACCAGAAGGCCGTGGTGGAGACCCTGCTGCA GGAGGACCCGTGGCGCGTGGCCAAGATGGTCAAGTCCTACCTGCAGCAGCACAACATCCCACAGAGGGAGGTAGTCGACACCACCGGCCTCAACCAGTCGCACCTGTCCCAGCACCTCAACAAGGGCACCCCCATGAAGACACAGAAGCGAGCGGCCCTGTACACCTGGTACGTCCGCAAGCAGCGAGAGGTGGCCCAGC AGTTCACCCACGCAGGGCAGGGTGGGCTGATTGAAGAGCCCACAGGGGATGAGTTGCCGACCAAGAAGGGGCGGAGGAACCGTTTCAAGTGGGGCCCAGCCTCCCAGCAGATCCTGTTCCAGGCCTACGAGAGGCAGAAGAACCCCAGCAAGGAGGAGCGAGAGGCACTGGTGGAGGAGTGCAATAG GGCGGAGTGCATCCAGAGGGGGGTGTCACCATCGCAGGCACAGGGGCTGGGCTCCAACCTCGTCACGGAGGTGCGCGTCTACAATTGGTTTGCCAATCGGCGCAAGGAAGAAGCTTTTCGGCACAAGCTGGCCATGGACACATACAGCGGGCCGCCACCGGGGCCAGGCCCGGGCCCTGCGCTGCCAGCCCACGGCTCCCCGGGATTGCCCCCGCCCGCCCTCTCCCCCAGTAAAGTCCACG GCGTGCGCTATGGACAGCCGACAACCAGCGAGGGGGCAGAAGTGCCCTCAAGCAGCGGTGGTCCCTTGGTGACGGTGTCTGCACCCCTACACCAAGTGTCCCCCACGGGCCTGGAGCCCAGTCACAGCCTGCTGAGCACCGAAGCCAAGCTG GTCTCAGCAACCGGAGGCCCTCTCCCCCCTGTCAGCACCCTGACAGCTCTGCACAGCTTGGAGCAGACATCCCCAGGCCTCAACCAACAGCCCCAGAATCTCATCATGGCCTCACTTCCTGGGGTCATGGCCATTGGGCCCGGTGAGCCTGCCTCCCTGGGGCCCACCTTCACCAACACAGGTGCCTCCACCCTGGTCATTG GCCTGGCCTCCACTCAGGCACAGAGCGTGCCGGTCATCAACAGCATGGGCAGCAGCCTGACCACCCTGCAGCcagtccagttctcccagccACTGCACCCTTCCTACCAGCAGCCACTCATGCCCCCCATGCAGAGCCACGTGGCCCAGAGTCCCTTCATGGCCACCATGGCCCAGCTGCAGAGCCCCCACG CCCTCTACAGCCACAAGCCTGAGGTGGCCCAGTACACCCACACGGGCCTGCTTCCGCAGACCATGCTCATCACCGACACCACCAACCTGAGTGCTCTGGCCAGCCTCACGCCCACCAAGCAG GAGGCCGCTCTGTTCCCCCAGGTCTTCGCCTCAGACACGGAGGCCTCCAGTGAATCCGGGCTGCATACGCCGGCATCTCAGACCACCACCATCCACATCCCCAGCCAGGACCCCGCCGGCATCCAGCCCCTGCAGCCCACCCACCGGCTCAGCGCCAGCCCCACCG TGTCCTCCAGCAGCCTGGTGTTGTACCAGAGCTCCGACTCCAACGACGGCCACAGCCACCTGCTGCCATCCAACCACAGTGTCATCGAGACCTTCATTTCCACACAGATGGCTTCATCTTCCCAGTAA
- the HNF1A gene encoding hepatocyte nuclear factor 1-alpha isoform X2 yields the protein MVSKLSQLQTELLAALLESGLSKEALIQALGEPGPYLLAGDGPPDKGESRGGGGRAELAELPNGLGEARGSEDETDDDGEDFTPPILKELENLSPEEAAHQKAVVETLLQEDPWRVAKMVKSYLQQHNIPQREVVDTTGLNQSHLSQHLNKGTPMKTQKRAALYTWYVRKQREVAQQFTHAGQGGLIEEPTGDELPTKKGRRNRFKWGPASQQILFQAYERQKNPSKEEREALVEECNRAECIQRGVSPSQAQGLGSNLVTEVRVYNWFANRRKEEAFRHKLAMDTYSGPPPGPGPGPALPAHGSPGLPPPALSPSKVHGVRYGQPTTSEGAEVPSSSGGPLVTVSAPLHQVSPTGLEPSHSLLSTEAKLVSATGGPLPPVSTLTALHSLEQTSPGLNQQPQNLIMASLPGVMAIGPGEPASLGPTFTNTGASTLVIGLASTQAQSVPVINSMGSSLTTLQPVQFSQPLHPSYQQPLMPPMQSHVAQSPFMATMAQLQSPHALYSHKPEVAQYTHTGLLPQTMLITDTTNLSALASLTPTKQVFASDTEASSESGLHTPASQTTTIHIPSQDPAGIQPLQPTHRLSASPTVSSSSLVLYQSSDSNDGHSHLLPSNHSVIETFISTQMASSSQ from the exons ATGGTGTCTAAACTGAGCCAGCTGCAGACGGAGCTTCTGGCGGCCCTGCTCGAGTCAGGCCTGAGCAAAGAGGCGCTGATCCAGGCCTTGGGGGAGCCGGGGCCCTACCTGCTGGCCGGAGATGGCCCCCCGGACAAGGGGGAGTCCCGCGGCGGTGGCGGTCGGGCGGAGCTGGCCGAGCTGCCCAATGGGCTGGGGGAGGCAAGGGGCTCCGAGGACGAGACGGACGACGATGGGGAAGACTTCACGCCGCCCATCCTCAAAGAGCTGGAGAACCTCAGCCCCGAGGAGGCGGCCCACCAGAAGGCCGTGGTGGAGACCCTGCTGCA GGAGGACCCGTGGCGCGTGGCCAAGATGGTCAAGTCCTACCTGCAGCAGCACAACATCCCACAGAGGGAGGTAGTCGACACCACCGGCCTCAACCAGTCGCACCTGTCCCAGCACCTCAACAAGGGCACCCCCATGAAGACACAGAAGCGAGCGGCCCTGTACACCTGGTACGTCCGCAAGCAGCGAGAGGTGGCCCAGC AGTTCACCCACGCAGGGCAGGGTGGGCTGATTGAAGAGCCCACAGGGGATGAGTTGCCGACCAAGAAGGGGCGGAGGAACCGTTTCAAGTGGGGCCCAGCCTCCCAGCAGATCCTGTTCCAGGCCTACGAGAGGCAGAAGAACCCCAGCAAGGAGGAGCGAGAGGCACTGGTGGAGGAGTGCAATAG GGCGGAGTGCATCCAGAGGGGGGTGTCACCATCGCAGGCACAGGGGCTGGGCTCCAACCTCGTCACGGAGGTGCGCGTCTACAATTGGTTTGCCAATCGGCGCAAGGAAGAAGCTTTTCGGCACAAGCTGGCCATGGACACATACAGCGGGCCGCCACCGGGGCCAGGCCCGGGCCCTGCGCTGCCAGCCCACGGCTCCCCGGGATTGCCCCCGCCCGCCCTCTCCCCCAGTAAAGTCCACG GCGTGCGCTATGGACAGCCGACAACCAGCGAGGGGGCAGAAGTGCCCTCAAGCAGCGGTGGTCCCTTGGTGACGGTGTCTGCACCCCTACACCAAGTGTCCCCCACGGGCCTGGAGCCCAGTCACAGCCTGCTGAGCACCGAAGCCAAGCTG GTCTCAGCAACCGGAGGCCCTCTCCCCCCTGTCAGCACCCTGACAGCTCTGCACAGCTTGGAGCAGACATCCCCAGGCCTCAACCAACAGCCCCAGAATCTCATCATGGCCTCACTTCCTGGGGTCATGGCCATTGGGCCCGGTGAGCCTGCCTCCCTGGGGCCCACCTTCACCAACACAGGTGCCTCCACCCTGGTCATTG GCCTGGCCTCCACTCAGGCACAGAGCGTGCCGGTCATCAACAGCATGGGCAGCAGCCTGACCACCCTGCAGCcagtccagttctcccagccACTGCACCCTTCCTACCAGCAGCCACTCATGCCCCCCATGCAGAGCCACGTGGCCCAGAGTCCCTTCATGGCCACCATGGCCCAGCTGCAGAGCCCCCACG CCCTCTACAGCCACAAGCCTGAGGTGGCCCAGTACACCCACACGGGCCTGCTTCCGCAGACCATGCTCATCACCGACACCACCAACCTGAGTGCTCTGGCCAGCCTCACGCCCACCAAGCAG GTCTTCGCCTCAGACACGGAGGCCTCCAGTGAATCCGGGCTGCATACGCCGGCATCTCAGACCACCACCATCCACATCCCCAGCCAGGACCCCGCCGGCATCCAGCCCCTGCAGCCCACCCACCGGCTCAGCGCCAGCCCCACCG TGTCCTCCAGCAGCCTGGTGTTGTACCAGAGCTCCGACTCCAACGACGGCCACAGCCACCTGCTGCCATCCAACCACAGTGTCATCGAGACCTTCATTTCCACACAGATGGCTTCATCTTCCCAGTAA